From the Fulvia fulva chromosome 2, complete sequence genome, one window contains:
- a CDS encoding Anaphase-promoting complex subunit 10, whose translation MPMSTRRQAQRAERDNTTVVEVADLDQSSEGLPSGVAHDVAESEEIEVEGDEEEVQVEVDETPFPPPGLKEISSLASWTVSTAKPGNGVAALRSPDTNHFWQSDGPQPHLLSIHFFKLVSIVHIRIYLDFAADESYTPTKIQFLAGMGIHDIQEFAEMSFEQPTGWIDVDFSNVGPIEEEEGEPDTPREIDWSKRPVLRAFLVQVRILENHQNGKDTHLRAVQLFARDETQQTRPPVPLAETNSNAGQNLRKRLPSLHSKHAFRRMQKEANNIKLASWMMDPDMR comes from the exons ATGCCAATGTCAACACGGCGCCAAGCACAGCGTGCCGAACGCGACAACACCACAGTCGTTGAAGTTGCCGACCTCGACCAGAGCAGCGAAGGGCTTCCATCTGGCGTGGCCCACGATGTCGCCGAGTCCGAGGAGATAGAAGTCGAGGGCGACGAGGAGGAAGTGCAAG TCGAAGTAGACGAGACTCCCTTCCCGCCACCAGGTCTGAAGGAGATATCATCATTGGCCTCATGGACAGTCAGCACTGCGAAACCTGGCAACGGAGTGGCGGCGCTGAGATCGCCGGACACGAACCATTTCTGGCAGTCGGATGGTCCGCAGCCACATCTCCTCAGCATTCACTTCTTCAAGCTCGTATCCATCGTACATATCAGGATCTATCTGGACTTTGCCGCGGACGAATCATACACCCCAACGAAGATTCAATTTCTGG CCGGCATGGGAATCCACGACATCCAAGAATTCGCCGAAATGTCCTTCGAACAACCCACCGGCTGGATCGACGTCGACTTCTCCAACGTCGGCCCCAtcgaagaagaagaaggagaaCCCGATACCCCCAGAGAAATCGACTGGTCCAAACGCCCCGTCCTCCGCGCCTTTCTAGTCCAAGTCCGGATCCTTGAGAACCACCAAAACGGCAAAGACACCCATCTGCGCGCCGTGCAACTTTTCGCCCGGGATGAAACGCAGCAGACGCGGCCCCCGGTGCCGCTCGCGGAGACGAATAGTAACGCGGGTCAGAACCTCCGGAAGCGTCTGCCGAGCTTGCATTCGAAACATGCCTTTCGTAGGATGCAGAAGGAGGCGAATAATATCAAGCTTGCTTCCTGGATGATGGATCCCGATATGAGGTGA